The Streptomyces sp. CC0208 genome window below encodes:
- the priA gene encoding bifunctional 1-(5-phosphoribosyl)-5-((5-phosphoribosylamino)methylideneamino)imidazole-4-carboxamide isomerase/phosphoribosylanthranilate isomerase PriA → MPSKLSRLELLPAVDVRDGQAVRLVHGESGTETSYGSPLEAALSWQRAGAEWLHLVDLDAAFGTGDNRELVRQVTEAMDIKVELSGGIRDDASLAAALATGCTRVNLGTAALESPEWVAKVIAEHGDRIAVGLDVRGTTLKGRGWTSEGGDLYEALERLDKEGCARYVVTDIAKDGTLQGPNLELLRNVCAATDRPVVASGGVSSLDDLRAIAELVPLGVEGSIVGKALYAKAFTLEEALEAVAQ, encoded by the coding sequence ATGCCCTCGAAGCTCTCCCGGCTCGAACTCCTGCCCGCCGTCGACGTCCGCGACGGCCAGGCCGTCCGCCTCGTGCACGGCGAGTCCGGGACCGAGACCTCGTACGGCTCCCCCCTGGAGGCCGCCCTGTCCTGGCAGCGGGCGGGCGCCGAGTGGCTGCACCTGGTCGACCTGGACGCGGCGTTCGGCACCGGCGACAACCGGGAGCTGGTCCGGCAGGTCACCGAGGCGATGGACATCAAGGTGGAGCTGTCCGGCGGCATCCGCGACGACGCCTCGCTGGCCGCCGCCCTCGCCACCGGCTGCACCCGGGTGAACCTCGGCACCGCCGCCCTGGAGAGCCCCGAGTGGGTCGCCAAGGTGATCGCCGAGCACGGCGACAGGATCGCGGTGGGCCTGGACGTCCGCGGGACGACCCTCAAGGGCCGCGGCTGGACCAGCGAGGGCGGCGACCTCTACGAGGCGCTGGAGCGGCTCGACAAGGAGGGCTGCGCCCGGTACGTCGTCACCGACATCGCCAAGGACGGCACGCTCCAGGGCCCCAACCTGGAGCTGCTGCGCAACGTCTGCGCCGCGACCGACCGCCCGGTCGTGGCCTCCGGCGGGGTGTCCTCGCTGGACGACCTGCGGGCCATCGCCGAACTGGTCCCCCTCGGTGTCGAGGGCTCCATCGTCGGGAAGGCGCTGTACGCGAAGGCGTTCACGCTGGAAGAGGCTTTGGAGGCGGTGGCTCAGTGA
- a CDS encoding RidA family protein, translating into MSDLRRVTTGAPWEDTFGYSRAVELPNGLVLVSGCTSVVDGEIVAGDPYEQTVNSFNVAFAALKELGLGRDDVVRTRLYITHARDVEEVGRAHKELFDAVRPAASMIIVSGFVDPSLVVEVEVEAFRGDTAA; encoded by the coding sequence GTGAGCGATCTGCGACGCGTCACGACCGGTGCGCCCTGGGAGGACACTTTCGGGTACTCCCGGGCGGTGGAACTGCCGAACGGCCTGGTGCTGGTCTCCGGGTGCACCTCGGTGGTGGACGGTGAGATCGTCGCGGGCGATCCGTACGAGCAGACGGTCAACTCCTTCAACGTCGCGTTCGCGGCGCTGAAGGAGCTGGGGCTCGGCCGGGACGACGTGGTGCGCACACGCCTGTACATCACCCACGCCCGGGACGTCGAGGAGGTCGGACGCGCTCACAAGGAGCTGTTCGACGCCGTCCGGCCCGCCGCATCCATGATCATCGTCTCCGGCTTCGTGGACCCCAGCCTGGTCGTCGAGGTCGAGGTGGAGGCGTTCCGAGGAGACACCGCAGCATGA
- a CDS encoding histidinol-phosphate transaminase — protein MTFGIDDLPVRDELRGKSPYGAPQLDVPVRLNTNENPYPLPEPLVERITERVRAAARDLNRYPDRDAVELRTQLAKYLTDTSGYEVGLPNVWAANGSNEVIQQLLQTFGGPGRTAIGFEPSYSMHALIARGTGTGWIPGPRNEDFAIDVEVAAQAIASQKPDVVFITTPNNPTGNAVPPGTVLALYEAAQAAKPSMVVVDEAYIEFSHGDSLLPLLEGRPNLVISRTMSKAFGAAGLRLGYLAAHPAVVDAVQLVRLPYHLSAVTQATALAALEHTDTLLKYVEQLKAERDRLVSELRTIGFQVVESDANFVQFGRFEDSHVAWEKILDRGVLVRDNGIPGWLRVSAGTPQENDAFLDAVRELKKEQST, from the coding sequence GTGACATTCGGAATCGATGACCTCCCCGTACGGGACGAGCTGCGCGGCAAGTCCCCCTACGGAGCGCCCCAGTTGGACGTCCCGGTCCGGCTGAACACCAACGAGAACCCCTACCCGCTGCCCGAGCCGCTGGTCGAGCGCATCACCGAGCGCGTCCGCGCGGCCGCCCGCGACCTCAACCGCTACCCGGACCGGGACGCGGTCGAGCTGCGCACCCAGCTCGCCAAGTACCTGACGGACACCTCCGGGTACGAGGTCGGCCTCCCCAACGTCTGGGCGGCGAACGGCTCCAACGAGGTCATCCAGCAACTGCTGCAGACCTTCGGCGGCCCCGGCCGTACGGCGATCGGCTTCGAGCCGTCGTACTCGATGCACGCGCTCATCGCGCGCGGCACCGGCACGGGCTGGATCCCGGGCCCCCGCAACGAGGACTTCGCCATCGACGTCGAGGTGGCCGCGCAGGCGATCGCCTCGCAGAAGCCCGACGTCGTCTTCATCACCACCCCCAACAACCCCACCGGCAACGCGGTCCCGCCCGGGACGGTCCTCGCGCTCTACGAGGCCGCGCAGGCCGCGAAGCCCTCCATGGTCGTGGTCGACGAGGCGTACATCGAGTTCAGCCACGGCGACTCGCTGCTGCCGCTGCTCGAAGGACGGCCGAATCTCGTCATCTCCAGGACGATGTCGAAGGCGTTCGGGGCGGCGGGCCTGCGCCTCGGCTACCTGGCCGCGCACCCGGCGGTCGTGGACGCCGTCCAGCTCGTACGGCTGCCCTACCACCTGTCGGCCGTCACGCAGGCGACCGCGCTGGCCGCCCTGGAGCACACCGACACGCTGCTCAAGTACGTCGAGCAGCTGAAGGCCGAGCGGGACCGGCTGGTGAGCGAGCTGCGCACGATCGGCTTCCAGGTCGTGGAGTCCGACGCGAACTTCGTGCAGTTCGGGCGGTTCGAAGATTCCCACGTGGCCTGGGAGAAGATCCTCGACCGGGGTGTCCTGGTCCGGGACAACGGCATTCCGGGGTGGCTGCGGGTCAGCGCCGGAACCCCGCAGGAGAACGACGCGTTCCTCGACGCGGTACGTGAACTCAAGAAGGAGCAGAGCACATGA
- the hisI gene encoding phosphoribosyl-AMP cyclohydrolase: protein MTSTPLPSSSLDPEIAARLKRSADGLVPAIAQQYDTGEVLMLGWMDDEALHRTLTTGRCTYWSRSRREYWVKGDTSGHFQWVRSVALDCDADTVLVKVDQVGAACHTGARTCFDEDVLLKDGADSGPAASDQ from the coding sequence ATGACCAGCACGCCCCTGCCCAGCAGCAGCCTCGACCCCGAGATCGCCGCGCGCCTCAAGCGCAGCGCCGACGGGCTCGTCCCCGCCATCGCCCAGCAGTACGACACCGGTGAGGTGCTCATGCTCGGCTGGATGGACGACGAGGCGCTGCACCGCACGCTGACCACCGGCCGCTGCACCTACTGGTCGCGCAGCCGCCGGGAGTACTGGGTCAAGGGCGACACCTCCGGCCACTTCCAGTGGGTCAGGTCCGTCGCCCTGGACTGCGACGCCGACACCGTGCTGGTCAAGGTGGACCAGGTGGGCGCCGCCTGCCACACCGGCGCGCGGACCTGCTTCGACGAGGACGTGCTCCTCAAGGACGGCGCGGATTCCGGTCCCGCCGCCTCGGATCAGTAA
- a CDS encoding LON peptidase substrate-binding domain-containing protein gives MTTVRLPLFPLNSVLFPGLVLPLNVFEERYRAMMRELLKTPEEEPRRFAVVAIRDGHEVALSAPGLPDRTAVPDVGPAAGFGDDPVKAFHAVGCVADAATIRERADGTFEVLATGTTRVRLLSVDASGPYLTAELEELPEEAGDESGPLAEGVLRAFQQYQKRLAGARERSLSSGADLPDEPSVVSYLVAAAVMLDIPTKQRLLQAPDTASRLRDELKILRAETSIIRNLPSLPASELTRGPTSLN, from the coding sequence GTGACCACCGTGCGGCTCCCGCTCTTCCCCCTGAACTCTGTGCTGTTCCCGGGGCTCGTGCTTCCTCTCAACGTCTTCGAGGAGCGCTATCGCGCCATGATGCGCGAACTGTTGAAGACGCCCGAGGAGGAACCGCGCCGGTTCGCCGTCGTGGCGATCCGTGACGGCCACGAGGTGGCGCTCAGCGCCCCCGGCCTGCCGGACCGGACGGCCGTGCCCGACGTCGGCCCCGCGGCCGGCTTCGGTGACGACCCGGTCAAGGCGTTCCACGCGGTCGGCTGCGTCGCGGACGCGGCGACGATCCGGGAACGGGCCGACGGCACCTTCGAGGTCCTGGCTACGGGCACGACCCGGGTCCGGCTGCTGTCCGTCGACGCCTCGGGCCCCTATCTGACGGCCGAACTGGAGGAGCTGCCGGAGGAGGCGGGCGACGAGTCCGGGCCCCTGGCGGAGGGCGTCCTACGGGCCTTCCAGCAGTACCAGAAGCGCCTGGCGGGAGCCAGGGAACGCTCCCTGTCGTCCGGTGCGGACCTCCCGGACGAACCGTCGGTGGTCTCGTACCTGGTGGCGGCCGCGGTGATGCTGGACATCCCCACCAAGCAGCGTCTGCTCCAGGCCCCCGACACCGCGTCCCGGCTGCGCGACGAACTGAAAATCCTGCGCGCGGAGACGTCGATCATCCGTAATCTGCCGTCGTTGCCGGCGTCGGAACTGACGCGCGGCCCGACGAGTCTGAACTGA
- the hisB gene encoding imidazoleglycerol-phosphate dehydratase HisB produces MSRVGRVERVTKETSVLVEIDLDGSGKVEVSTGVGFYDHMLDQLGRHGLFDLTVKTEGDLHIDSHHTIEDTALALGAAFKQALGDKVGIYRFGNCTVPLDESLAQVTVDLSGRPYLVHTEPENMAPMIGEYDTTMTRHILESFVAQAQIALHVHVPYGRNAHHIVECQFKALARALRYASERDPRAAGILPSTKGAL; encoded by the coding sequence ATGAGCCGCGTAGGACGCGTGGAACGGGTCACCAAGGAGACCTCGGTGCTGGTCGAGATCGATCTCGACGGCAGCGGCAAGGTCGAGGTGTCGACAGGCGTCGGCTTCTACGACCACATGCTCGACCAGCTCGGCCGGCACGGTCTGTTCGACCTGACCGTGAAGACCGAGGGCGACCTGCACATCGACTCGCACCACACCATCGAGGACACCGCCCTCGCCCTCGGCGCCGCCTTCAAGCAGGCGCTCGGCGACAAGGTGGGCATCTACCGCTTCGGCAACTGCACGGTCCCCCTGGACGAGTCGCTCGCCCAGGTGACCGTCGACCTCTCCGGCCGCCCCTACCTCGTGCACACCGAGCCCGAGAACATGGCGCCGATGATCGGCGAGTACGACACCACGATGACCCGGCACATCCTGGAGTCCTTCGTGGCCCAGGCGCAGATCGCCCTGCACGTGCACGTGCCGTACGGGCGCAATGCCCACCACATCGTGGAGTGCCAGTTCAAGGCGCTGGCCCGGGCCCTGCGCTACGCCTCCGAGCGCGACCCGCGTGCGGCCGGCATCCTCCCCTCCACGAAGGGCGCGCTGTGA
- the hisH gene encoding imidazole glycerol phosphate synthase subunit HisH: MELSAPTSKKVVVFDYGFGNVRSAERALARAGAEVEITRDYDKAMNADGLLVPGVGAFAACMKGLHEARGDWIIDRRLSGGRPVMGICVGMQILFARGIEHGVQTEGLDEWPGSVEPLKADIVPHMGWNTVDAPAGSQLFAGLDAGARFYFVHSYAVHDWSLETHNKAMTAPKVTWSTHGRPFVSAVENGALWATQFHPEKSGDAGAQLLKNWIGTL, translated from the coding sequence GTGGAATTGAGCGCTCCGACTTCGAAGAAGGTCGTCGTCTTCGACTACGGCTTCGGCAACGTGAGGTCCGCCGAACGCGCCCTCGCGCGCGCGGGAGCCGAGGTCGAGATAACGCGCGACTACGACAAGGCCATGAACGCCGACGGCCTGCTGGTGCCGGGCGTGGGCGCCTTCGCCGCGTGCATGAAGGGCCTGCACGAGGCTCGCGGTGACTGGATCATCGACCGCCGGCTGTCCGGCGGGCGCCCGGTCATGGGCATCTGCGTCGGCATGCAGATCCTCTTCGCGCGCGGCATCGAGCACGGCGTGCAGACCGAGGGCCTGGACGAGTGGCCCGGTTCGGTCGAGCCGCTGAAGGCCGACATCGTGCCCCACATGGGCTGGAACACCGTCGACGCGCCGGCCGGCTCCCAGCTGTTCGCCGGCCTCGACGCGGGCGCCCGCTTCTACTTCGTGCACTCCTACGCCGTCCACGACTGGTCGCTGGAGACGCACAACAAGGCGATGACCGCGCCCAAGGTCACCTGGTCGACCCACGGCAGGCCCTTCGTGTCGGCGGTGGAGAACGGCGCCCTGTGGGCCACGCAGTTCCACCCCGAGAAGTCCGGCGACGCCGGTGCGCAGCTGCTGAAGAACTGGATCGGAACCCTGTGA
- a CDS encoding TIGR03085 family metal-binding protein encodes MSTFAKRERLLLADLLEAEGPDAPTLCQGWLTRDLAAHVVVRERRPDAAGGLLIKQLASRLDRVMTEFSEKPYEELIQLIRTGPPRFSPFQLKQVEELSNTVEFYVHTEDVRRARPDWTPRELDPVFQDTLWSRLERTARLMGRGVPTGLVLRRPDGQTAVAHRGTPVVTATGEPSELLLFLYGRQSAAKVELDGDKEAIAKLHEAKELGI; translated from the coding sequence ATGTCGACTTTCGCCAAGCGTGAACGACTTCTCCTCGCCGACCTGTTGGAGGCCGAGGGCCCCGACGCCCCCACTCTGTGCCAGGGCTGGCTCACCCGGGATCTCGCGGCGCACGTGGTGGTGCGCGAGCGCCGTCCCGACGCCGCCGGCGGTCTGCTGATCAAGCAGCTCGCGTCCCGCCTGGACCGGGTGATGACCGAGTTCTCCGAGAAGCCCTACGAAGAGCTGATCCAGCTGATCCGCACCGGCCCGCCGCGCTTCTCGCCGTTCCAGCTCAAGCAGGTCGAGGAGCTGTCGAACACGGTGGAGTTCTACGTCCACACGGAGGACGTCCGCCGGGCCCGCCCCGACTGGACGCCCCGCGAGCTGGACCCGGTCTTCCAGGACACCCTGTGGTCCCGGCTGGAGCGCACCGCCCGGCTGATGGGCCGCGGTGTCCCCACCGGTCTGGTGCTGCGCCGCCCGGACGGCCAGACGGCGGTCGCGCACCGGGGCACTCCGGTCGTGACGGCGACCGGTGAGCCCTCGGAGCTGCTGCTGTTCCTGTACGGGCGGCAGAGCGCGGCCAAGGTGGAGCTGGACGGCGACAAGGAGGCGATCGCCAAGCTGCACGAGGCGAAGGAACTCGGGATCTGA
- a CDS encoding MFS transporter — translation MTSTATAATPTAGVVDTPAHRDGNVLRWLAAYTASMTGDSVYYIALSWAAVQSGTPAQAGIVMSVSALPRAVLMLGGGVIADRLGPRRVVIGSDAVRCAAVLAVAALLFLTSPGLWPLALLGLVFGTVDAVFMPAVGALPARVTSRGQLARVQGMRGLGIRFASVVGGPLGGLAVAAGGAKAAFTLAGLLIAISVPLLVAVRTRELPADDTKAAGTAWHDLRAGLQYIRRHRVLAPLMLVIALGDLGFVGPLNVGLTLLADERGWGASGMGWVLGGFGTGAGVASLLLAVRGRVPHAGHVMAYACLCGAVAIGALAFVPGIVAAAGVALLIGLLAGLSGALCGALLQTQADPACLGRVTAVSSLVSLGFAPLSMPLSAAAIGAFGTGPVFVTSAAVCGLGGVVALCAPNLRRAELPA, via the coding sequence GTGACCTCCACCGCCACCGCCGCCACGCCCACGGCCGGCGTCGTCGACACCCCCGCCCACCGCGACGGCAACGTCCTGCGCTGGCTCGCCGCCTACACCGCCTCGATGACCGGCGACAGCGTCTACTACATCGCCCTGTCCTGGGCGGCCGTCCAGTCCGGCACCCCCGCGCAGGCGGGCATCGTGATGTCGGTCAGCGCGCTGCCGCGGGCCGTGCTGATGCTCGGCGGAGGAGTGATCGCCGACCGGCTGGGCCCGCGCAGGGTCGTCATCGGCAGCGACGCGGTGCGCTGCGCGGCCGTGCTCGCGGTGGCGGCGCTGCTGTTCCTCACCAGCCCCGGACTGTGGCCGCTGGCCCTGCTGGGCCTCGTCTTCGGGACTGTCGACGCCGTGTTCATGCCGGCCGTGGGAGCCCTCCCCGCGCGCGTGACGAGCCGCGGGCAGCTCGCGCGCGTGCAGGGCATGCGAGGGCTCGGCATCCGCTTCGCGAGCGTCGTCGGCGGCCCGCTCGGCGGACTCGCGGTGGCGGCCGGGGGAGCGAAGGCCGCGTTCACCCTCGCGGGACTGCTGATCGCGATATCGGTGCCGCTGCTGGTCGCCGTGCGGACACGGGAACTGCCCGCCGACGACACCAAGGCCGCCGGGACCGCCTGGCACGACCTGCGCGCCGGACTGCAATACATCCGCCGCCACCGCGTCCTCGCCCCACTGATGCTGGTCATCGCCCTCGGCGACCTCGGCTTCGTCGGGCCGCTCAACGTCGGGCTGACCCTGCTGGCCGACGAGCGCGGCTGGGGCGCCTCCGGAATGGGCTGGGTGCTCGGCGGGTTCGGGACCGGGGCCGGTGTCGCCTCGCTGCTGCTCGCCGTACGCGGGCGCGTGCCGCACGCGGGGCACGTGATGGCGTACGCCTGTCTCTGCGGGGCGGTCGCCATCGGTGCGCTGGCCTTCGTCCCGGGCATCGTCGCGGCGGCCGGGGTCGCCCTGCTGATCGGACTGCTCGCCGGGCTCAGCGGCGCCCTGTGCGGGGCACTGCTCCAGACCCAGGCCGACCCCGCCTGCCTGGGCCGGGTGACCGCCGTGTCCTCACTGGTCAGCCTGGGTTTCGCACCGCTCAGCATGCCGCTGTCGGCCGCGGCGATCGGCGCCTTCGGCACCGGGCCGGTCTTCGTGACGAGCGCGGCGGTGTGCGGGCTCGGCGGGGTGGTCGCACTGTGCGCACCGAACCTGCGCCGCGCCGAGCTCCCCGCCTGA
- the hisF gene encoding imidazole glycerol phosphate synthase subunit HisF yields MTLAVRVIPCLDVDNGRVVKGVNFQNLRDAGDPVEMAKVYDAEGADELTFLDITASSGNRETTYDVVRRTAEQVFIPLTVGGGVRTAEDVDKLLRAGADKVGVNTAAIARPDLIREIAERFGRQVLVLSVDARRTGSGSFEVTTHGGRQGTGIDAVEWAHRAAELGAGEILLNSMDADGTKDGYDLEMIEAVRKHVTVPLIASGGAGKLDHFPPAIGAGADAVLAASVFHFGDLRIGEVKETLRGAGHPVR; encoded by the coding sequence ATGACCCTTGCCGTACGAGTCATCCCCTGCCTGGACGTGGACAACGGCCGGGTCGTCAAGGGCGTCAACTTCCAGAACCTGCGCGACGCGGGCGACCCCGTCGAGATGGCCAAGGTGTACGACGCCGAAGGCGCCGACGAGCTGACGTTCCTCGACATCACCGCCTCGTCGGGCAACCGCGAGACGACGTACGACGTGGTGCGCCGCACCGCCGAGCAGGTGTTCATCCCGCTCACGGTCGGCGGCGGTGTCCGCACGGCCGAGGACGTCGACAAGCTGCTGCGCGCCGGCGCCGACAAGGTGGGCGTGAACACCGCGGCCATCGCCCGCCCCGACCTGATCCGCGAGATCGCCGAGCGGTTCGGCCGGCAGGTACTGGTGCTGTCGGTGGACGCGCGGCGCACCGGGTCGGGTTCCTTCGAGGTGACCACCCACGGCGGCCGCCAGGGCACCGGCATCGACGCCGTCGAGTGGGCGCACCGGGCCGCCGAGCTGGGCGCCGGTGAGATCCTGCTCAACTCGATGGACGCGGACGGCACCAAGGACGGCTACGACCTGGAGATGATCGAGGCCGTCCGCAAGCACGTGACGGTGCCGCTGATCGCCTCCGGCGGCGCGGGGAAGCTGGACCACTTCCCGCCGGCCATCGGGGCAGGCGCGGACGCGGTGCTGGCGGCCTCGGTGTTCCACTTCGGCGATCTGCGGATCGGCGAGGTGAAGGAGACGCTGCGGGGGGCGGGACACCCCGTTCGCTGA
- the hisD gene encoding histidinol dehydrogenase: MISRIDLRGDALPEGPALRDLLPRADFDVSAALEKVRPICEAVHHRGDAALIDFAEKFDGVRLERVRVPAEALTRALEELDPAVRAALKESIRRARLVHREQRRSTHTTQVVPGGSVTEKWVPVDRVGLYAPGGRSVYPSSVIMNVVPAQEAGVPSIALASPAQEEFGGLPHPTILAACALLGVDEVYAAGGATAVAMFAYGTESCPPATMVTGPGNIWVAAAKRYFTGKIGIDAEAGPTEIAVLADSSADPVHVASDLISQAEHDPLAAAVLVTDSVELADAVEKELEPQVAATRHIEDRIVPALKGRQSAIVLVDGIEEGLRVVDAYGAEHLEIQTADAAAVADRVRNAGAIFVGPWAPVSLGDYAAGSNHVLPTGGCACHSSGLSVQSFLRGLHIVDYTKDALADVAHHVVTLAEAEDLPAHGAAIKARFGWKVPGK; encoded by the coding sequence GTGATCTCCCGAATCGATCTGCGCGGCGACGCCCTCCCCGAGGGCCCCGCCCTGCGCGACCTGCTGCCCCGAGCCGACTTCGACGTCTCGGCCGCCCTGGAGAAGGTGCGTCCGATCTGCGAGGCCGTGCATCATCGGGGCGACGCGGCGCTGATCGACTTCGCGGAGAAGTTCGACGGCGTCCGGCTGGAGCGGGTGCGGGTGCCCGCCGAGGCCCTCACGCGCGCGTTGGAGGAGCTCGACCCGGCCGTGCGCGCGGCCCTGAAGGAGTCCATCCGCCGCGCCCGTCTCGTCCACCGCGAACAGCGCCGCAGCACCCACACGACCCAGGTCGTGCCCGGCGGCAGCGTGACCGAGAAGTGGGTGCCGGTCGACCGGGTCGGGCTGTACGCGCCTGGCGGCCGGTCGGTCTACCCGTCCTCCGTGATCATGAACGTGGTGCCCGCGCAGGAGGCGGGAGTGCCCTCCATCGCGCTCGCCTCGCCGGCCCAGGAAGAGTTCGGCGGCCTTCCGCACCCGACGATCCTCGCCGCGTGCGCGCTGCTCGGCGTCGACGAGGTCTACGCCGCCGGTGGCGCGACCGCCGTCGCGATGTTCGCGTACGGCACCGAGTCCTGCCCGCCCGCCACCATGGTCACCGGCCCCGGCAACATCTGGGTCGCCGCCGCCAAGCGCTACTTCACCGGGAAGATCGGCATCGACGCCGAGGCCGGCCCGACCGAGATCGCCGTCCTGGCGGACTCCTCCGCCGATCCGGTGCACGTGGCCTCCGACCTGATCAGCCAGGCCGAGCACGACCCGCTGGCCGCGGCCGTCCTGGTCACGGACTCCGTCGAACTCGCGGACGCCGTCGAGAAGGAGCTGGAGCCGCAGGTCGCGGCCACCCGGCACATCGAGGACCGGATCGTGCCCGCCCTGAAGGGCAGGCAGTCCGCGATCGTCCTCGTTGACGGCATCGAGGAGGGCCTCAGGGTCGTCGACGCGTACGGCGCCGAGCACCTGGAGATCCAGACGGCCGACGCCGCCGCGGTCGCCGACCGGGTCCGCAACGCCGGTGCGATCTTCGTCGGCCCCTGGGCCCCCGTGTCCCTCGGCGACTACGCCGCGGGGTCCAACCACGTCCTGCCCACCGGCGGCTGCGCCTGCCACTCCTCGGGCCTGTCCGTCCAGTCCTTCCTGCGCGGCCTCCACATCGTCGACTACACGAAGGACGCGCTCGCGGACGTGGCGCACCACGTGGTCACGCTGGCGGAGGCGGAGGACCTGCCGGCCCACGGGGCGGCGATCAAGGCTCGGTTCGGTTGGAAGGTGCCCGGCAAGTGA
- a CDS encoding helix-turn-helix domain-containing protein, translating to MSREQNRPITDLGTLKALAHPLRMRLYRLLCVSRTATASHLADQVDEAVSLVSYHLRKLAEHGLIEEAEAQSGDGRERWWQPSSEGVSIRDRDFRDAPERAAAHLAATRLFHEQRADMYRRYLDERPTWSAEWNEAAPDSESLLRLTAGELDELREELLTLARKYDEKGRAAEAAGDTEGRENVALHMYGFPFRV from the coding sequence ATGTCACGCGAGCAGAACCGCCCGATCACCGACCTCGGCACGCTCAAGGCACTGGCCCACCCGCTGCGCATGCGGCTGTACCGCCTGCTGTGCGTGTCCCGCACGGCCACCGCCTCGCACCTCGCCGACCAGGTCGACGAGGCCGTGTCCCTGGTCAGCTACCACCTGCGCAAGCTGGCCGAGCACGGGCTGATCGAGGAGGCCGAGGCACAGAGCGGGGACGGCCGGGAGCGCTGGTGGCAGCCCTCCTCGGAAGGCGTGAGCATCCGCGACCGGGACTTCCGGGACGCGCCGGAGCGGGCCGCCGCTCACCTGGCGGCCACCCGGCTCTTCCACGAGCAGCGCGCCGACATGTACCGCCGCTACCTCGACGAGCGGCCTACCTGGAGCGCCGAGTGGAACGAGGCCGCCCCGGACAGCGAGTCCCTGCTGCGCCTGACGGCAGGCGAACTGGACGAGCTGCGCGAGGAGTTGCTCACCCTCGCCAGGAAGTACGACGAGAAGGGCCGGGCCGCCGAGGCCGCCGGCGACACCGAGGGGCGCGAGAACGTCGCGCTGCACATGTACGGCTTCCCGTTCCGGGTCTGA